Proteins from one Bos indicus x Bos taurus breed Angus x Brahman F1 hybrid chromosome 19, Bos_hybrid_MaternalHap_v2.0, whole genome shotgun sequence genomic window:
- the LOC113877090 gene encoding transmembrane protein C17orf113 isoform X1 — MVPPGKKPAGEASNSNKKCKRYFNEHWKEEFTWLDFDYERKLMFCLECRQALVRNKHGKAENAFTVGTDNFQRHALLRHVTSGAHRQALAANRGQPSFEGQAEGRGACPGLATALSSRGVKVEADPAKVAVLTTVYCMAKEEVPDDRCSALLELQRFNLCQALLGMDHGDYYSPRRVRDMQVAIASVLHAEARQRLKASPYVGLVLDETRDWPESHRLALFVTSVSPCDGQPATTFLGSVELQEGKATAGQVLDILQAFGVSASKLAWLSSSLPSDRLGSVRPQLQAACPLLTELHCLPGRTDPKPPAYLGEYESVLDALFRLHGGPSSHVVPELRAALDLAAIDLAGPRPVPWASLLPVVEAVAEAWPCLVLTLEASAPASPTTRALALALRQFTFVAFTHLLLDVLPSVQKLALVLQPEEPDLALLQPLVMAATASLHAQCSSGGARLQGFLQELTSSSADLGCGRCTYRGVELVGYSEAAVQGLERLRGAFLDSMRRGLRDSYPGPSLDAVAAFAAIFDPRRYPQAPEELGAHGEGALRVLLRAFAPAVVRQRALGDFALFKRVVCSLGRLGPRALCTKLACARSELHELFPDFAALAALALALPAGAGLLDKVGRSRELRWWGPGGAGEGRGGPVVKIAVDGPPLHEFDFALAVEFLESGWGEGLLGSQLT; from the exons CTTCCAACTCCAACAAGAAGTGCAAGCGTTACTTCAACGAGCACTGGAAAGAGGAGTTCACCTGGCTGGACTTTGACTACGAGCGGAAGCTGATGTTCTGCCTTGAGTGCCGCCAGGCCCTGGTGCGGAACAAGCATGGCAAAGCGGAGAATGCCTTCACCGTGGGCACCGACAACTTCCAGCGCCACGCCCTGCTGCGCCACGTGACCTCGGGGGCCCACCGCCAGGCTCTGGCTGCCAACCGGGGCCAGCCCTCTTTTGAGGGCCAggctgagggcagaggagcctgcccagGCCTGGCCACCGCCCTCAGCTCCAGGGGTGTCAAGGTGGAAGCAGACCCGGCTAAAGTGGCCGTGCTGACCACAGTGTACTGCATGGCCAAGGAGGAAGTGCCTGACGACCGCTGCTCTGCCCTGCTCGAGCTGCAGAGATTCAACCTGTGCCAGGCGCTGCTGGGCATGGATCACGGCGATTACTACAGCCCCAGGAGGGTGAGGGACATGCAG GTGGCCATCGCCAGTGTCTTGCACGCAGAGGCCCGTCAGCGCCTGAAGGCATCCCCGTATGTGGGCCTGGTGTTGGACGAGACCAGGGACTGGCCTGAGTCCCACCGTCTGGCCTTGTTTGTCACTTCAGTGTCCCCCTGCGATGGCCAGCCTGCCACCACCTTTCTGGGCAGTGTGGAGCTACAGGAAGGCAAGGCCACCGCTGGCCAAGTCCTGGACATCCTGCAGGCTTTTGGCGTGTCTGCATCCAAGCTGGCCTGGCTCAGCTCAAGCCTCCCCAGTGACCGCCTGGGGAGCGTGCGCCCGCAGCTCCAGGCCGCCTGCCCACTGCTCACGGAGCTACACTGCCTCCCTGGCCGGACAGACCCCAAGCCCCCTGCCTACCTAGGTGAATATGAAAGTGTACTGGATGCCCTATTTCGCCTGCATGGTGGCCCCAGTTCTCACGTGGTCCCTGAACTCAGGGCGGCACTGGACCTTGCAGCTATTGACTTGGCAGGACCACGGCCAGTGCCCTGGGCCTCCCTGCTGCCTGTGGTGGAAGCTGTGGCTGAGGCTTGGCCTTGCCTGGTGCTCACACTGGAGGCCTCTGCCCCAGCCTCGCCTACCACAAGGGCGCTGGCCCTCGCCCTGCGCCAGTTCACCTTCGTGGCCTTCACCCACCTCCTGCTGGACGTTCTGCCCTCCGTGCAGAAGCTGGCCCTTGTCCTGCAGCCAGAAGAGCCGGATTTGGCCTTGCTGCAGCCTCTGGTGATGGCAGCTACAGCCTCCCTCCACGCACAGTGCAGTTCAGGTGGGGCGCGCCTCCAGGGCTTCCTGCAGGAACTGACATCCTCTAGTGCCGATCTGGGCTGTGGCCGCTGCACCTACCGCGGTGTggagctggtgggctactctGAAGCTGCGGTCCAGGGCTTGGAGCGACTGCGGGGAGCCTTCCTGGACTCCATGCGGAGGGGGCTGCGGGACTCTTACCCCGGGCCCTCGCTGGACGCCGTGGCCGCCTTCGCGGCCATCTTCGACCCCCGCCGCTACCCGCAGGCCCCAGAGGAGCTGGGCGCTCACGGCGAGGGGGCACTCCGCGTCCTGCTGCGCGCCTTCGCCCCCGCTGTGGTGCGCCAGAGGGCGCTGGGCGACTTCGCGCTCTTCAAGCGCGTGGTGTGCAGCCTGGGGCGGCTGGGCCCGCGGGCCCTGTGCACCAAGCTGGCGTGCGCGCGCTCAGAACTGCACGAGCTCTTCCCCGACTTCGCCGCCCTGGCCGCACTGGCCTTGGCGCTGCCTGCGGGCGCCGGCCTCCTGGACAAGGTCGGCCGCAGCCGGGAGCTGCGGTGGTGGGGGCCAGGCGGGGCGGGGGAAGGGCGGGGCGGCCCCGTGGTGAAGATCGCGGTAGATGGGCCGCCGCTGCACGAGTTTGACTTCGCGCTGGCGGTGGAGTTCCTAGAGAGCGGGTGGGGCGAGGGCCTCCTGGGCTCGCAGCTCACCTGA